The following coding sequences lie in one Spinacia oleracea cultivar Varoflay chromosome 1, BTI_SOV_V1, whole genome shotgun sequence genomic window:
- the LOC110805392 gene encoding uncharacterized protein, producing MDRKWMLARRTSDEYEKRVEEFIIFAIDHAEDPSRILCPCINCNNMVRHNVEDVRIHLVVNGIIQTYKCWIKHGETLEDFPSYVSNEMYGEMYGDTENDETEADEMEEDLDVDRLEEMTHILGKNIEGGSEMFETLSNDAKTPLYPGCTKFSKLSAVLKLYNLKARGGVPDDIFTGFLKLVKEMLPAENVLPDRNYEARKMLSSVGMGYEKIHACPNDCILYRKEYASLENCPECNTPRYKNKKVPSKVMWYFPIVPRFRRLFSIAEEAKKLTWHADERLKDGLLRHPADSPQWIKIDNDFEDFGSEDRNLRLALAADGMNPFGNQSCNHSTWPVILMIYNLCPDLIMKRKWKKAFNGEIEEGTPPVPPSGDEILEKMQKLDVKLGKLNAKNVPSTGHKKLSIFFDLSYWRTLHVRHFLDVMHIEKNVCESLISTLLNVPSKTKDGEASRLDLVDLGIRAELAPIKRNSRTYLPPACYTLSRKEKIAFCECLYGVKVPEGYSPNIKTLVSMKNLKLIGLKSHDYHILMEHLLPLEMYFPPSFFDIMIHLTVHLVREVQLCGPAYLRYMYAVERFMKILKDYVHSGSRPEGCIVERTLIEEALEFCIHYLSNVDAIGLPKPRDPGGFQGKGIVGKKVVSLSHE from the exons ATGGATCGAAAATGGATGCTTGCTAGGCGTACTAGTGATGAATATGAGAAAAGGGTGGAGGAATTTATTATATTTGCTATTGATCATGCTGAAGATCCGAGTCGTATTTTGTGTCCATGTATCAATTGCAACAACATGGTCCGACATAACGTTGAGGATGTGAGAATCCATTTGGTGGTGAACGGAATTATTCAAACATACAAGTGTTGGATAAAACACGGTGAGACATTAGAGGATTTTCCTTCTTATGTGAGTAATGAGATGTATGGTGAGATGTATGGTGACACAGAAAATGATGAAACAGAAGCTGATGAAATGGAAGAGGATTTGGATGTGGATCGTTTAGAAGAAATGACACATATCTTAGGGAAGAACATTGAAGGTGGTTCTGAAATGTTTGAGACCTTGAGTAATGATGCAAAGACACCGTTGTACCCTGGGTGTACTAAATTTAGCAAATTATCTGCTGTGCTAAAGCTTTATAACCTGAAAGCACGTGGTGGAGTGCCGGATGATATTTTCACAGGCTTTCTTAAATTGGTGAAAGAGATGCTGCCTGCTGAGAATGTGCTCCCTGATCGAAATTATGAGGCAAGGAAGATGTTAAGCTCCGTCGGCATGGGTTATGAAAAAATCCATGCATGCCCTAATGATTGCATTTTATATCGAAAGGAATATGCATCATTAGAAAATTGTCCAGAGTGTAATACTCCACGGTACAAGAACAAAAAGGTTCCATCCAAGGTTATGTGGTATTTTCCAATAGTACCCAGATTTAGACGCCTATTTAGCATTGCAGAAGAGGCAAAGAAATTGACATGGCATGCAGATGAGAGATTGAAAGATGGTTTACTTAGACACCCAGCCGATTCTCCACAATGGATCAAGATTGACAATGACTTTGAAGATTTTGGGAGTGAAGATAGAAATTTGCGTCTCGCCCTTGCCGCTGATGGGATGAATCCTTTTGGTAATCAGAGTTGCAATCATAGTACATGGCCAGTGATTTTGATGATCTATAACCTTTGTCCTGACTTGATAATGAAACGAAA GTGGAAAAAAGCTTTTAATGGGGAAATTGAAGAAGGTACTCCTCCAGTGCCGCCATCAGGAGATGAAATACTTGAGAAAATGCAGAAGTTGGATGTTAAGCTTGGGAAGTTAAACGCGAAAAATGTTCCCAGTACCGGGCACAAAAAGTTGTCAATATTCTTTGACCTTTCGTACTGGAGGACCTTGCATGTTAGACACTTCCTTGATGtcatgcatattgagaaaaacGTTTGTGAAAGTCTTATAAGTACTTTACTTAATGTGCCTAGTAAGACTAAAGATGGGGAGGCTTCTAGACTAGACTTGGTTGACTTGGGGATTAGAGCAGAATTGGCACCAATCAAGCGTAATAGTCGTACATATCTGCCACCAGCGTGCTATACTCTATCTAGAAAGGAGAAAATTGCTTTTTGTGAGTGTCTTTATGGAGTTAAGGTTCCCGAGGGTTATtctcctaacataaaaacactTGTATCAATGAAAAACTTGAAGCTAATTGGCTTAAAGTCACATGATTACCACATTCTTATGGAGCATCTTCTTCCG TTGGAAATgtattttccgccatcattTTTTGACATTATGATACATTTGACTGTACATTTGGTTAGAGAAGTTCAGCTATGTGGACCTGCTTATTTGAGATACATGTACGCCGTTGAGAGATTTATGAAAATACTGAAGGATTATGTCCACAGTGGAAGTCGACCAGAAGGTTGCATTGTTGAACGCACCTTGATTGAAGAAGCTCTTGAGTTTTGTATTCACTATCTTTCTAATGTCGATGCAATAGGGCTTCCAAAGCCTAGGGATCCTGGAGGGTTTCAAGGAAaggggattgttggaaaaaaAGTGGTGTCTTTATCTCATGAATAG